From a region of the Mycobacterium sp. SMC-8 genome:
- a CDS encoding diiron oxygenase, with amino-acid sequence MPTKTTREEFAERLLKGSVKKSYAPVVDIDWDAPLDPDKFFLPPKVVTLYGTPEWDAMSRAQQIELSRQELVNILSAGIWFENILNQALLRDLMHKNPTAATTHYALTELGDETRHMVMFGRTIACVGGIPVRPKLFQRIIINSLPFLFRGSVLWGAALVGEEIFDALQRQIMEDPELQPIVQRLMRIHVTEEARHIQFARDGLRKSVPTMAWHRRVLLANLHGVGGPFYRMLFTLPIQYRRAGLDGRRMRRVARSNPHFRAMCVSSFASLAAFFEEVDLMGRVGRRLWRRAGFL; translated from the coding sequence ATGCCCACGAAGACGACGCGCGAAGAATTTGCCGAACGGCTGCTGAAAGGTTCGGTGAAGAAGTCCTACGCCCCGGTCGTCGACATCGACTGGGACGCACCGCTGGACCCCGACAAGTTCTTTCTTCCGCCGAAAGTCGTCACCCTCTACGGCACGCCGGAATGGGACGCGATGAGCCGTGCGCAGCAGATCGAGCTGAGCCGACAGGAACTGGTCAACATCCTCTCGGCCGGCATCTGGTTCGAGAACATCCTCAATCAGGCTCTGCTCCGCGATCTCATGCACAAGAACCCGACCGCCGCGACCACGCACTATGCGCTCACCGAACTCGGCGATGAGACCCGCCACATGGTCATGTTCGGCCGAACCATCGCATGTGTCGGCGGTATTCCGGTGCGTCCCAAGTTGTTTCAGCGCATCATCATCAACTCGTTGCCCTTCCTGTTCCGTGGCAGCGTGCTGTGGGGCGCAGCCCTGGTCGGCGAGGAGATCTTCGACGCGCTGCAGCGCCAGATCATGGAGGATCCGGAGCTGCAGCCGATCGTTCAGCGGCTCATGCGTATTCACGTCACGGAGGAAGCCCGACACATCCAGTTCGCCCGCGACGGGCTGCGCAAGTCGGTGCCGACGATGGCGTGGCACCGCAGGGTGCTGCTGGCGAATCTGCACGGGGTCGGTGGTCCGTTCTACCGGATGCTGTTCACCCTTCCGATCCAGTACCGCCGTGCCGGTCTCGACGGCCGCCGGATGCGGCGTGTGGCGCGGTCGAACCCGCACTTCCGCGCCATGTGCGTCTCGTCATTCGCGTCGCTGGCAGCGTTCTTCGAGGAAGTCGACTTGATGGGCCGAGTCGGTCGACGGTTGTGGCGTCGGGCCGGATTCCTGTGA
- a CDS encoding DUF4873 domain-containing protein, producing MSSIVIGTGGAFPGTAVADAEDLRFDNATDMWTAVAPDGRALAARTVIDTRRSRDGAVAVHGMPNHFRIPGPDVARQTRFVSQCLEVMTQSGSTRMEAKSRIVLSRWRPRSVRSSFYLDRSTPVDEDIYDGPVLIAVADADISARGRLAGHLAAIDGRYHWRGNVTGDLPADLLKGPREVTVTVGTRTAQARVVEQTPWGSYTVAGVGAPPFPLD from the coding sequence GTGAGCAGCATTGTGATCGGCACGGGCGGCGCGTTTCCGGGCACGGCCGTCGCCGACGCCGAGGACCTGCGCTTCGACAACGCGACCGACATGTGGACGGCCGTTGCGCCGGACGGCCGTGCGCTGGCCGCTCGCACGGTGATCGACACTCGAAGGTCGAGGGACGGCGCTGTGGCGGTGCACGGTATGCCGAACCACTTCCGCATCCCGGGTCCCGACGTAGCCCGTCAGACCCGGTTCGTCTCGCAGTGCCTGGAGGTGATGACGCAGTCGGGTTCCACCCGCATGGAGGCGAAGTCCCGCATCGTGCTGAGCAGATGGCGGCCGCGGTCGGTGCGGTCCAGTTTCTACCTGGACCGTTCCACGCCGGTCGACGAGGACATCTACGACGGGCCGGTGTTGATCGCTGTCGCCGATGCCGACATCAGCGCCCGGGGCAGGCTGGCCGGGCACCTCGCAGCGATCGACGGCCGTTATCACTGGCGCGGAAATGTCACCGGCGATCTGCCCGCGGACCTGCTCAAAGGCCCGCGAGAGGTGACCGTGACCGTCGGGACGCGGACAGCGCAGGCGCGCGTGGTGGAACAGACCCCGTGGGGCAGCTACACCGTGGCCGGGGTGGGAGCACCGCCTTTCCCGCTCGACTGA
- a CDS encoding phage holin family protein, whose protein sequence is MGFLLRAALTGLALWLVTLLVPGIEFVGGDSTAARIGIIFVVAVIFGLVNAIIKPVVQIISIPLYILTLGLIHVVINALMLWITSWITEHTTHWGLAIDQFWWTAIWAAIVLSVVSWVLSLFVKAD, encoded by the coding sequence ATGGGATTCCTCCTGCGGGCGGCACTGACCGGGCTGGCGCTGTGGCTGGTGACGCTGCTGGTGCCCGGCATCGAGTTCGTCGGCGGCGACTCGACAGCTGCCCGGATAGGCATCATCTTCGTCGTCGCGGTGATCTTCGGGCTGGTCAACGCGATCATCAAGCCCGTCGTGCAGATCATCTCGATCCCGCTCTACATCCTCACGCTGGGCCTCATCCACGTGGTGATCAACGCGCTCATGCTGTGGATCACGTCGTGGATCACCGAGCACACCACCCACTGGGGCCTGGCCATCGACCAGTTCTGGTGGACCGCAATCTGGGCGGCGATCGTGTTGTCGGTCGTGAGCTGGGTGCTGTCGCTGTTCGTCAAGGCAGACTGA
- a CDS encoding LLM class flavin-dependent oxidoreductase: MRFTYAEAMTDPTFYIPLAQAAEAAGYHAMTIPDSVAYPFESDSKYPYTPDGNREFLDGKAFIESFVLTAALCAVTTKLHFNHFVLKLPIRPPALVAKQAGSLAALFDNRLGLGVGTSPWPEDYELMNVPFAKRGKRMDECIDIIKGLTSGDYFEYHGEFYDIPKTKMTPAPSKPVPILIGGHADAALRRAARNDGWMHGGGDPEELDALLGKLNKFRDEAGTAGNEDYQIHVISIDAYTADGIKRLEDKGVTDVIVGFRIPYIMGQDTEPLDTKIRHLEMFAENVIAKL; the protein is encoded by the coding sequence ATGCGATTCACCTACGCGGAAGCGATGACCGATCCGACGTTCTACATCCCGTTGGCGCAGGCCGCCGAAGCCGCGGGCTACCACGCGATGACGATTCCCGACAGCGTGGCCTACCCGTTCGAATCGGACTCGAAGTACCCCTACACTCCGGACGGCAATCGCGAATTCCTCGACGGCAAGGCCTTCATCGAGTCGTTCGTGCTGACCGCGGCACTGTGCGCGGTGACCACGAAGCTGCACTTCAACCACTTCGTCCTCAAGTTGCCGATCCGGCCGCCGGCCCTGGTGGCCAAGCAGGCCGGCTCGCTGGCGGCGCTGTTCGACAACCGCCTCGGTCTCGGCGTCGGCACCAGCCCGTGGCCCGAGGACTACGAGCTGATGAACGTCCCGTTCGCCAAGCGCGGCAAGCGGATGGACGAGTGCATCGACATCATCAAAGGCCTCACCTCGGGCGACTACTTCGAATACCACGGCGAGTTCTACGACATCCCGAAGACCAAGATGACGCCGGCGCCGTCCAAGCCGGTTCCGATCCTCATCGGCGGGCACGCCGACGCGGCACTGCGCCGCGCCGCCCGCAACGACGGCTGGATGCACGGCGGCGGCGACCCGGAGGAACTCGACGCCCTGCTGGGCAAGCTCAACAAGTTCCGCGACGAGGCCGGAACGGCGGGCAACGAGGACTACCAGATCCACGTGATCTCGATCGACGCCTACACCGCCGACGGCATCAAGCGGCTCGAGGACAAGGGTGTCACCGACGTCATCGTCGGCTTCCGCATCCCCTACATCATGGGTCAGGACACCGAGCCACTGGACACGAAGATCCGCCACCTGGAGATGTTCGCCGAGAACGTCATCGCCAAGCTCTGA